The genomic stretch AATCTGCTTTAGATGCAACTGGaatgttgttttaaaaaaacaaactattttgtTCAACATAATAGCTTAACCATAATATCCTATACCTTGCTCAGCATTGAATCACATGTACGTGTGTAAAAGATTTGTGTAGCATTACTACTTAGTTAGTAGTACACATCTAGTGAGGCCAACTATGCAACTCATTCCATATTCCTCCTTCTCTACCTACTTTATTTTCACACAATACCAAACAGTAACTAGAACATGGACTTCTAGCTACCATGCTATGTGAATAAAGACTGACAGCTGTGCCATCAACTTACCCATTTTCTTCCCAGTTAAATAATGATTCACCAAACCTAGCTTGGTTATGAAGTAGAAATCTATACATGCCTACTGCAGCATGTGCCACCTGTGCTGCTGCTTTGCCTGCACCCATTTCAAGTTCACAATTCACTACAAAAACCATTTTGTACGCCATGTTTGAAGATCTACTCGGTTCAGCTACAGCAACAAAATCCTATAGGAAATGTTGTGAGAAATGCAAAAGATATGgacatgtacaaatatcagaattttgaagaaaataaagtGTTTCACGTTAGGGTAATAGGCatttcagactgcaaacaggaaactgagaatacagtgccctccctcaaattgggggtaacatcacctcatagtaccattgATTTGTCTCtgggtattctgtagaagtgtaaatctgggatgttttttgtattgttcagacattgaggaaagcagcagtgctctatgattaaccaagtaacctataccatgtatacccccaaggtacacacagacaggaagtagagtgtcACCagggcaaattttggaaaggcctataaCAGTCAGACTTATGTACCTTtagtaaatgtaaatgtcatttttgttttcatgtagaTTTAAGATATTTAGATAAAATTTACACTATTTCTGTAAGACTCTTCTCCTTTTTGTGTCTTTTCTTCCCACTGTATGTTCCATCACAAAGAGAGGTATaacatgtaaatacaaatatattgtacttacatcCACTGGAATATCAATATCTGCTGATTCAGGATTTTCAAATATCCATGACGTTGCCAACTCTGCTGAACTATTGCCAGTGAAGAATAGAGCCTACAAATGAGATAGGTTGTAATAATTACAActaaaaagtatacattttgaaTCACACTGTGTACAAATTCTCAGTTAAAACAAGAGGACTAATGCTAGAATGTGTTCATCATTTCAATAATCATGTTTTCTTATTCAGTATACCAAATCATCTTGTGATTTGAAAAGGAATTGTATTCTGCACTCCTGAGAGATAAATTGTATAATTGAATTACTTAAATGGAAATGACTGGTGAGAAACAATAATTTAAGGTTAATACAAgttaatactttattttcaaggGATTGATTTAAATAAGAGAAATTGTGTGTATTGCCTGGGGTCAATTTTCACTGATTTAGGAaggtatgtatggtatgtatagagtattttattttcatggaAAACCATACCAGTGAAGTGAAAATTggctacatgtatttcacagtATATCAATGACAATATTCATATCTATAACTAAATGCATATCATACAAGCATTGCATTCAAATTGTGAATTGCAACCACTACACTCACTCTCTCTGCCACATTCCTTGTGATTCCCATGTTGCATAGCAACTGTACAAGACTTTCATCAGCTTTCCAGCCATCAGCTTCACCTCGTTCTTCTTCACCTTCTATTGATTCCCTGGCACCAGGTGGTCTCAGTTGCTCAGGTTCTACATCTTTTTCTTCACTCATCTTTTACTACttgtaaaacaaaaattgagAGTTAAAGATGAGTAAATAACAATCTGAATACTCTCACTGGAGACCTCCTGTCACACCAAAACAGAAGAAGTATTTGCAAAGGTATAGTTGGAAGAACCAGGCTTATACTGCATGACGCATCAAACTTAATTTCAAATAAGCAAATATGGATTtcaaatttgaagattgcaAAACTCACGTAAAGTGAGTGTCGGTACAGGATGGTGGGGAGGAGGGGGGAAGGGCACGCGTGAAATATTTTTTGCTGAAATTCTTCATCtactatttgtaaacaaatcaGTTTTGCTGATCGCGGTCATCGTCGTTTGTGAACACAGTTTTGAATATATGATGCTGATGGGGAAGGCAGGCAATCAGCATCTGAATGTAAACATAACATTGCTGTCCATGTACCGCTACTAATCATAggaatattcatgtctgctgaTGAAGTTTCTGAAGTCTGGATGTCAAATGCCTTGTTTTGAGCTTTTATTTAGCGTTCCAAGTTTCATTTGCACTGacagtatacattgtgtataagaACGTTAATTAACTTTGTTGAGTGCACACCCCAGAATGATTAAACGCtcaaaaaacaataaataaataacgtTATACATTACAGCTAACGGAGTACTAATCCTACTTGCAGATGGAGtaagtcgggactcgattctgcaGGAACGATGAGTCCTTACCTTTTATCGTATACGAGAGACAGATATGCCAAATGGTACGGTGCCGCCAGATTGCAAAACGTTGTCGACTCAAGATATCATAGGCATGGGCGCTGACATATTGGACGattgcattgtgggtatatTCCAATTCCGGTATACATACGAGCTCACTCTGAAAATGTTAAGTGCAATATTTGTTACTcgtaaatgtttttgtttgcaGTTTCTCAAACAGAGAATTATAGGGTTGAAGGTTAGATATAAGATGCACATCTGTCAggcaaattgtcaaaaaaattcGCCCTCTGATCCAAAGTTAATCAGGATACTGAAGTTAAAGCATGACTTTAACAATTAACATATAACAGGACACTTCGGGCTATAAACAAAGTCCAAAAAACTGATGTTCGCTCAAATTAACCCATTAAAATGGCGAGACGTACTGTACATAAAGTGATAGTGTGAATACAACGAGTTTCAGAGGTAAAACTAACGAGGACAGGTCAACTGAAATTGCGACCGATGATTACAACAGTACATTAAACACCTCATCTGATAATAGCGGTTCGGTTCATGAAAAGCAATCACCGTGACAACATAACTACTGTAGTATGCAACAAGACAGCAGGGCATACAGCCTCCACCCACCAAGGAAATCAGCTGACATGCCAAAACATCGAAATGGTTCTAGAATATTCTGcagaattatatatatagcaaCTGACGGAATGACGGGGTTTTTCTCCGAGTTATTTCTGTCAGCTGACACCATTTGACACAATATAAGAAGCAAAGGTCGAGAACAGCGATGCATTCAGCACTGAGGACTGGAGGCAGCAAAGCAAAACGAGAAAAAACTCGAAACTGTGTTATAGGACAAACACATCTTGACTTATCCAGTAGAAATCTGAGTACAGATCGACGCTTTGGAGACCATGGATTCAGAATTGGTAAGGAATGTAGTTTTATTTCTCAGTGGTCTTTGATTCAATAGAAAGTGAATCGTGTATAAGTCCAGTTTTGTTCCAGGACCAGTAACTCGTGATCGTAGGCAGAAAACTTTCGCACGAAAGGATTTTTgtaggaaaaaaaatatacccCTTTTTGTACAGTGGGCACGGTGATGACTGATCTCATGAGTGcttttttcaaaacatatttaaatgGCCGCTAAGTAATGTTTACTGTCAGTCGAACAGTTTGCGATTCAGATTGTCTTCATAAGGTCTACAAAATATTTCGTTTGACATTTAGACGCGTTGGTACATTTTTCAACATTGTACGATTCTCTAGATACGATACCTAGGTAACAGAAGTCACACTCTTGCTGGTTTGAAATTATCAGCTTTAGAGCTGCCGGAATTCAAAGCGAAAATAATTTATAGTACAACGTTCCCTTCTAGGAATTACAATTACCtgtacttgtttatttgtaaatgGGTTCCGTTTTATTCATTTCTGTGAAGGAACGACTCTTTTGATAAGTAATGACAACTCTTTCTCTTTTGATATGATCAAACTATAGGGAGTAAACAGACGATGTTTTGGTGAATATCAATGTACGAAGTGCAATCGTAAGTGGATGAGTGCAAACAGTTGGAAAGACGCTGGTCAACGATGTCAAAGCTGTAATACCGTAGTATTAGCACACAAACAGGTATCTAGACTCAGTGTATCCTATTGCAAGTTTGGCCATGGTTAAGTTACACATAAAAAATCGTCATTGTACCCAAATTATCGGTCATTTCAGATAAACTATTTTACTCCAAAGTTagattaaatatattttgtatatttcatattttgttaatgttgtttTAATTGCAATGGATGGAATTAATTGAATCTATTAGAATAAATTCTTTGTCGGAGTGATTGCTGCACTATCGTTTACTTCAAAGTGTTATTGTTAATTTAGTAACTTCTACTGTCAAATTCACTCTCCGACTTTAACCGATCTCAAGGTCACGACTTCGGGGTTGGGGTTGGAGTTCGAGTAAAACATGTTTACATCATCTCTCTTTACGTGTCTCTCAACAGAAACCATTGGAAAAACCCGAGGAATTAGCTGTAGGTGATAGAAAGAAGGAACATCCACAACACCTGTGTATGAAATGCCAGAGTTTGGGTCATCCATGTACAGACGGCCACACATTTTACTAACTTTACAAAACATGTTGAAATCCCAAACGTGTTCTTACTGAAAGAGTTCGCCACGTCAATTTGACATTATAGATGAAATAGTCAATACTTTTTCAGCATTGTTAATGTTTAGAATTGCCAAACACATCAGACATCTATTGTACAGTTCTTCATTTAAGATCTGATGCTAGTTACCTTTATCATATAGCTTTGGATCTAGGTTTGGAATAATTTGTCACTTTGAGGTAAATTTAATTGTGTAAATCAAGTAAATAAACCCACTGAAAACTAGAAACTATCCGAATTTTCAAAAGCAGCCACTTCTACTTGGATATCGGATATCTCTGTGTAATTTACTGAAATATTGAGAATTGATTTTTTTCGTTGTATCTTAATATGTATtaataaagacaataaaaagAATCGTATGTCTTATAACATgtattgttattcatttttgtaATTGATGGAATATcctattttataataattaaaaGTAACATTTCCAGACTAGTTCCAAATATATTCAGTTTCCTTTCCAATAAAATGCAATCGAATAGCAAATACATCATTACTATGAAACTCCTCTAAACAGTAAATCAGATCTTGATCATGAGTAATCTCATATCTCATGCAAATGACCCAATGTATAAGGCATCACGCAAAGACCTTCAAGTGTTCCCTTACTGTTGACAACGGTGATCAATATAGCACTAGCTACAGTATAATTGATTACTTTCTTAATACTTAAACACCTCAGTGTTGGTTTCTGTTCGTTTGCATTTTACTTGTGTCATTCTACACCTGTGTTGGATCTCAGTCTTACTTTCACTTCATCGACTGTCATCTGAAGACGAACGGAAGTTCATGCATTTACCAGTATAGTTAATCTCAGAGTACAACAAGAATAACCCAGACTCTAGATCTATCTCCTAATATACCATCTCATCATCCATAGATTTTATTTTCAGAAAGTATAAGGAAGAAGGGCCAAATAGGGTAGTAATTGACCCGTGATATAAAAGTTTGCAGAGAAAAAACCCACAAGGTTGTATTATCATTGATTGGTCTATgatttattattaaaatgataaCTTAAACTTGTTAATGAAGCAGCTTTCGGTTTATATGAGAATTAAGTGCCTTAGTCTAGATAACCACTCTATGTACCCTCATTATTCTCTGTAAATCAGCTTGTAATTTACCCAGAATTGATCAGGTGTGACCCTTCAACTTATAACGTAATACAAGTTGTTTCCGGTTATACCCCCAGCATACAATGTAGGTATTTAGTATAGATATTACAGAACACCATCAACAACGTTAACACCGTCTATCACCAACTATAAACAGTTGACGTTCAAAGGGGACATCTATACTTGGTAGTATCATTCATCATGGCGTCGGTATGTTAAATACTacgtatatatttattttatctgctttCACAAATTCTTGAGTCCATATTTCCTATCCATTTCTTAACCCTGGCAAAGCAACGTTTGCAGGGTCATAGTGACTTATACTGATATTATACACCAAAACGAAAGTAACCTTAAGCTTGTGATAGTTTATTAATTATCAATGCTTGTTAAAATTAAGACACTTATAATCTTAAAGAACCAATTTCATTGTctaaattcaatatatttgacATAATTTTCTGTTCCTTGACAAACAATATGCGATAATTGTGTGATAACACCATTTGTAAGCCAAGCTTCATCGAGTATTTAAATTaacataaatcaatcaatacattaaACCCTAATATGTACCCTTAAgttacatattttaaaagtaaaacaataatGTATGAAAGTATGAAATCCCTGTCTTATTAGCTtagtattttgaaatgataGTTATTAGAAAACAAAACGAAAGAAGACGAGGTAAATTGTAGAATGATTATACAACTCTATCATTTGTAATTTACAGTAAACTCTAATAATGGAGATTAGAGAAGATTTATAAATGACACTGAGTATACAATATGAATTGCAATTATATCTTCTTTCGAATTCTAcgaaaaatacatgtaaatagacaTATATACTATTGTTGATTTACACTTCGTCGAAACATTGGAGGGAGTAATTCCTAGAAATGGTTTGCTATTTTAGGGTCGTTCAATTAGTCATGAGtaaatttatcatgtttaaaatgaaacagataTGACCATCATGGCGTCGGTATGTTAAATACTACGTATATATTTATTCTATCTGCTTTCACGAATTCTTGAGTCCATATTTCGTATCCATTTCTTAACCCTGGCAAAGCAACGTTTGCAGGGTCATAGTGACTTATACTGATATTGTACACCGAAACGAAAGTAAACTTAAGCTTGTGATAGTTTATTGATTATGGATGcttattaaaaaaatatcttaatTAAGACACCATCCATTAAAGAATCCATTTCATTGTCTAAATTCAATACATTTGACATAAATTTCTGTTCCTTGACAACCAATATGCGATAATTGTGTGATAACACCTTTTGTAAGCTAAACTTCATCGAGGATTTAAATTAACATAAAGCAATAAATACATTAAACCCTAATATGTACCCTTAAATTAGAtatcctccctccctccctcccccctctctctctctctctctctctctctctctcgactctctctctctctctctctctctctctctctctctctctctctctctctctctctctctctctctctctctctctctctctctctctctctctctctctctctctaaaagTAAGAAAAATAAGTATGCCGTTGTCTTATTAGCTTAGCATTTTGCAATGATTGTTATTagaaaaaaaacgaaaaaacaACCTTAGGTAAACTGTAgaatgaatatacattgtatatttgtaatttactgtaacagtaaacaCTATTAATGgagatttaaattttttttataaatgacaCTGATTATACaaacaatatgtaatatatataatcatatatTCTTTTGATTTCGAATTCTAGGAAAAATGCATGTAAATAGAAATACTATTGTTGATTTACACTTCGTCGAAACATTGCAGGGAGTAATTCCTAGAAATGGTTTGCTATTTTAGGGTCGTTCAATTAGTCATGtgtaaatttatcatgtttaaaatgaaacagataTGACcatacaatagggaacttgcaatccagactgagcatgctcagacgcaaaggactatgggattatctgtggttatcgtaatacctaatcaggagctactgataaaattaacctcccacaattgtcagggtaattatgaattgattatttgtggttacaaacaatgtatcaacaatgtttacaatactaattgattagtatttattatcacatttctcatgatgcaacattcaacatggcgggtttgcaagttccctattgattgttattgttaacGGGTGGATAACAATATTTCGTTCACAGGTatgtattatataaaaatacagTGGGCATACAACGCAGGGTGTCACTCACCAATGGTATTATTATAACAGgtgatgtataatttatgtaactAGGTCACTGTTTCCCGGAAGACAATTTGAAAGTCAAGGAATTCAGAGCAAAGTGATTGTTGAATTCCCTTACCATCGTTCTTAATCTCCTTCAGAGAAAGCAAGGCAAAGGTTTGACCCCATACCAAGGTCACAGACGATGTTTTGGTGAATACAGGTGTCCACAGTGTAATCGTCATTGGATGAGTGCCAATAGCTGGGCTGATTCAGGACAAGAGTGCCAAACATGTAAAATAAACGTGTACCCCGAGAAACAGGTGAGAACAAAGACAGTCTCTTATATGAATGAATCATAAAATGGTATATTACATACCTAATTAGGGTTGATGGTATTGTTTTCTTCCAGACATAGATTACCATGTTACCTTTCAATATCGGGCATAAGATGATGGTCATTGCCCTTATTTATCATGAAGAAATGCTTGGTCACCAGGTATTTCCTGTGAAATAAAACCATTTTAGCCAAATTTTAACATAGTAAGAATTCATACATTTGCTGTCGATGCTTTATtaccgtctgtctgtctgtctgtctgtctgtctgtctgtctgtctgtctgtctgtctgtctgtctgtctgtctgtctgtctgtctgtctcgcggTATCGGCGTCTGCTGTCTAATCATGCGAGTCTGTGTGAATGTCTGTCAAATATGTATTCCTTTTCCAAATTTTGACAACGAAAGAAATTTTTAATTGCTTCGCATTGACGCGCCAGATCTACGTTCGGACGATTTGAGACGTGGACAGTTCAACAAGAAAGTTGTGTTCAATGAAAATGGTTGTACTGAGTCATTTGCAGGATCTTCCTGAACTATCGCAATCATATTTTGAGAAAACTACCCACACCAACAACTCTTGGCacagacatttacatgtaaaccatGATTCAGACGAAAACGATATCAATTCCACACTTTAGAATTAGCTCCATCGACTTTGACGTAAGCATTGGCCTAAATTGATGATTCAAAATCCAGGTAATACCTTTGATTTATTTGTTACAGCGCCCTCTGGAGAAACCAGATGACCTAGATGTTGGGGATAATAATAAGGAACACCCAAGAGAGCTCTGTGAGAAATGTAAAAGGCTGGGTAGGCCTTGTACTAAAAGATCATATTACCACTGAGTAAAATAAGTCGGAGGAAAGCTAAACAAGAAGCTAAGAGTGTCATAAGACGAACTGCGTGACTTATATTGctaatgtaaaatatatacgGAGAGGTTTGTAGAATAGTTGTGTACGTAATACGTTCCTGTCATTTCACTGGTTCGGCACAAATGATAGtttaatatctacatgtatataccaccACTCATATTTTCGTTTTCTGGAAAAGATgcatcatcgtaaaccacaccctcttttatggcaccccGTCCAAGACACACATGTTCGTTATTTCGCAGtctcgcggaagaaataacagctctggtttgcgagaatggaaaAGATGTTGTGGGGCTCCTCACTACTGACTCCATAgtcttaatatttttttttgaataaattcaAACAGGGATATACTAGCAACGAATATACATTCTagaataaatattaatactggAAAAAATCTTTCAACACTTCTTCAAGTGGCATATCGTTGTCATGGTGCAGATACAGTGTCAGCGATGCCGATGTTCAGTGATTGTACTTTTTCAATTCTTTGAATGATTAGGTCCGTCACTTGGAATGTATGGGTGGTACAATCGGCGTAATCATGTTATTTCAAGTTTAGCAAACAGTGCGCCCCCATGCGGAGGATATCGGCCTAAAGTGGAAGTCAGTGACCCATCATGCATTTACACTGTGTGATCACGACCTTTACTTGTAATACACCTAGGTCCATTGTTTGACCTGATCATATTCATTGAATGCCAGACTTACGCCATCTTTCATAGAATTGTTTATTATCAATGTTCACGAAATGTGATTCCTGAATCAAAAATGTATTGTAACAGAATATGTTTCctatacattttattgtaaaattatAGTAGTACtagttaataaaaaaatatgaacttCTGCGTATTATGTGTTAGTTCAAATTTTATACACCAATACAGTTTATTGGATCCGTTAACAGTCATATTATATGTGATGAGTTATTGTAACCTGTACTCTTTTGAgtaacattttattgaaaaaaaagggCTGGGGAGGAAAGAAAACGACAAATGAGCAGAGAGACTgagactgagagagagagagagagagagagagagagagagagagagagagagagagagagagagagagagagagagagagagagagagagagagagagagagagagagtgagtgagtgagagagagagagtgtgtgtgttgTTGGCTAGTAATTGTAAAACATGTCATCGTATCGCGGACCGTATTCCTTTATCTAAAAATCACACCTACTTTGATTAAGCATCGAAAGGTTAACTAGATTTACAACAAGACTCTTTCATGAACCTTCCTCAGTAAATCAGTGAGCCTCTGTCCGCTCGTCACGTGTGCAACATTTTGAGAGATCTTTAATCCTCATTTTTAACCGTCGACATTAGCGAGAATTCCCTGTGCCTCAAGTATCAAGCGTAAGTTGACTCTTACAGAGCTAAGTAGATGGattaaatgtgaaatatgatTTAGAGTCCTACGGGACCGTGTTTATCTGCACAGGCGCCAAAAATATCAGTTTCTTGCATCTTCATAACCTGTTTTACTAATCACATCTTTCAGACGAATCTCGGGTTTAATCCTTAACATTCACATGACATTTGTATCATTAAACTGCTTTATTTTCAACAAGCGTTGACGTGCATGCACAGAAACTCCATGTACAGCGACTACGACTACTTTCACTTAACGTTTTAAACGTGATTTACTCTAAATGCATTGAGTAAGAATCACTTTATGGCCCAAACGATATGTTAATGAGAGCTTCAACCTCACAGTATTTTCATGGCTAGAGCTGGAAAAGCAACACAGCGTTTGTAGCGCTTCTTGAGCACATAGTCACTGCTCTATTCATTGAATATGAACGTACAGCTCAACTCAAACGAGATACTAAAAGATTTAACAATTGGCAGGGTTTTCTAAAATAActtaaaaggaaaaaaaaaaacgtttcgCTACTGTACTTTGCGAAGAAAAAGCCAACGAATGTCATACACTTTCTTCAATAATGACATTCAATGATAAAACGGGTCAAATATAATGTACTTTTAGGTTTACAGTGGAAATAAAGGAACCGACTTTTAACAGCTTTGGATTGTTGAATGATCGAAAGAGTTTTGgattaaatttaatatttagaACACATGTAAGACGGTAAACTGAAGTCTTCATTTGATCAACTGAGATTTTGAGAAGATACTCTACGACACAGGTACGTAATTACAAGCTTTCCTTTACTGACGATTTGTGTAATTTAACTGAAGATGTCGGTTTTTCAAATAGCTGTAATAAGTGAAACATGGCTTTGGCATACCAGACATCCACGTACATGCAGTCCAGTCATTGAGTTATGACTTGACAGTTAAGGTATGGAATCGGGAAATGTTCAAAGAAAAAAAGTCGTTAATACGTCTTATCAGAAAGCGGTACATTATTTCTTATAAGGCTTTATATTGTATAATTgtcgatttcattttattatgcTATTGAAATTGACTACTGAGACAAATTGTTTAATTACACTATTCAGAATGTCGGTGTCTATTTTTGTAACA from Glandiceps talaboti chromosome 12, keGlaTala1.1, whole genome shotgun sequence encodes the following:
- the LOC144443602 gene encoding putative peptidyl-tRNA hydrolase 2, with the translated sequence MSEEKDVEPEQLRPPGARESIEGEEERGEADGWKADESLVQLLCNMGITRNVAERALFFTGNSSAELATSWIFENPESADIDIPVDDFVAVAEPSRSSNMAYKMVFVVNCELEMGAGKAAAQVAHAAVGMYRFLLHNQARFGESLFNWEENGAAKIVVRGESTQHLLDLQSKVKSLGLPNYLVSDAGRTQIPEGSITVLGIMGKSQTVDTVTGELKLL
- the LOC144443727 gene encoding zinc finger CCHC domain-containing protein 24-like yields the protein MDSELGVNRRCFGEYQCTKCNRKWMSANSWKDAGQRCQSCNTVVLAHKQKPLEKPEELAVGDRKKEHPQHLCMKCQSLGHPCTDGHTFY
- the LOC144443583 gene encoding zinc finger CCHC domain-containing protein 24-like; translated protein: MASRKQGKGLTPYQGHRRCFGEYRCPQCNRHWMSANSWADSGQECQTCKINVYPEKQRPLEKPDDLDVGDNNKEHPRELCEKCKRLGRPCTKRSYYH